The Deltaproteobacteria bacterium genome has a window encoding:
- a CDS encoding FGGY-family carbohydrate kinase has product MTTKDLVLAIDNGTQSLKALVYDLEGRLLAKEVVVFEPYFSDQPGWTEQDPEVFWRALCQGCRSLWSRGEVEKTRIAGVALTTQRSTVVNVDKNGTALRPAMLWPDQRRTYGLPAVGGWWGLIFMVAGLRKTVAYLQEEAEANWIRTYQPEIWKNTYKYLFLSGYLTHRLTGEFADSVGCQVGYVPFDYRRQRWSARWDWKWRVLPMAPELLPRLKQPGVVLGEITSAASTQTGIPAGLPLIAAAADKACEVIGSGSLEPQVGCLSYGTTATINVTHRKYVEPISLLPAYPSAIPGYYAVEVQVYRGYWMVNWFKKQFGHPEMQVAAKKDLEPEALFDNLVDKVEPGSMGLMLQPYWTPGLKSPGPEAKGAIIGFGDIHTRAHLYRSILEGLAYALREGKERIERRTKIPITSLRVSGGGSQSRNAMQITADIFGLPTAKPEVYETSGLGAAIDAAVGLGLHENFSAAVKAMTHVGEVFEPDLKTHKLYNALYQDVYKKMYGRLKPLYERIREITGYPE; this is encoded by the coding sequence ATGACGACGAAGGATCTTGTCCTGGCCATCGACAACGGCACCCAGAGCCTCAAGGCCCTTGTGTACGACCTTGAGGGCCGGTTGCTGGCCAAAGAGGTGGTTGTTTTCGAGCCCTACTTTTCGGATCAGCCGGGTTGGACCGAACAGGACCCCGAGGTATTCTGGAGGGCACTCTGTCAGGGATGCCGGTCGTTGTGGTCTCGAGGGGAGGTGGAAAAGACCAGGATTGCCGGCGTCGCCCTGACCACTCAGCGGAGCACCGTAGTAAACGTTGATAAGAATGGTACGGCACTGCGGCCGGCCATGCTGTGGCCTGACCAGCGCAGGACCTACGGTCTGCCTGCGGTGGGCGGTTGGTGGGGCCTCATCTTCATGGTCGCCGGTCTTCGCAAGACCGTTGCCTACCTTCAAGAAGAGGCCGAAGCCAACTGGATTCGCACCTATCAGCCGGAAATCTGGAAAAACACCTACAAATACCTGTTCCTGTCGGGATACCTCACCCATCGGTTGACCGGCGAATTCGCCGATTCGGTGGGTTGTCAGGTGGGCTACGTTCCCTTCGACTACAGGCGACAGCGCTGGTCGGCCAGGTGGGACTGGAAGTGGCGCGTCCTGCCCATGGCGCCGGAACTGCTTCCCCGATTAAAACAACCCGGGGTCGTGCTGGGAGAAATAACGTCCGCGGCCTCGACGCAAACAGGCATCCCGGCGGGGCTGCCCCTGATAGCCGCGGCGGCGGACAAAGCCTGTGAGGTGATCGGCTCCGGCAGCTTGGAACCGCAGGTCGGTTGCCTGAGTTACGGTACCACGGCGACCATCAACGTGACCCACCGGAAATATGTGGAGCCGATTTCGTTGCTGCCCGCCTATCCGTCGGCCATCCCGGGTTATTATGCGGTGGAGGTCCAGGTGTACCGGGGATACTGGATGGTCAACTGGTTTAAAAAGCAGTTCGGTCACCCCGAAATGCAGGTTGCCGCGAAAAAGGACCTGGAGCCTGAAGCGCTTTTCGACAATCTGGTGGACAAAGTCGAGCCCGGTTCCATGGGGCTGATGCTCCAGCCTTACTGGACACCGGGGTTGAAATCACCGGGACCGGAAGCCAAGGGCGCCATTATCGGGTTCGGGGACATTCACACGCGCGCCCACCTGTACCGTTCCATTCTGGAGGGGTTGGCCTACGCTCTCAGGGAGGGCAAGGAGCGTATCGAACGGCGTACGAAAATTCCCATCACCAGCCTACGGGTGTCCGGGGGGGGCAGCCAGAGCCGCAACGCCATGCAGATCACCGCCGATATTTTCGGCCTGCCCACGGCCAAACCGGAGGTGTATGAGACTTCCGGCCTGGGGGCCGCCATCGACGCCGCGGTCGGCCTCGGGCTGCACGAAAATTTTTCCGCGGCCGTCAAAGCCATGACCCACGTGGGCGAGGTTTTCGAACCGGACCTGAAAACCCACAAGCTCTATAACGCTCTTTACCAGGACGTTTATAAAAAGATGTATGGACGTCTGAAGCCCCTCTACGAGCGCATCCGCGAAATTACCGGGTACCCCGAGTAA